The region TCTGAACAAGGCATCTGTCAGATCATCATCATAGAACACTGTAAAAAACAAGATTAGGATAATATGTATAATTAAGGATATAATTTACTGAAGTGTCCATTATGAAACAGCAGGTCTTAGTTTGATTACTCAAATCAAACAAGTCACTCTTTTATCTAAGTGCAAAGTACATTTTTAATGGCAACAACTGACCCTGTAAGAATATTCACTGCTGCTATTTATGGCTTTCTTTAAGCTTTCTCTCATCAGAATGGGAATAATTTACCAGACAATTGACAAGATTTGAAAAGAATTCTCTCAGCCTGGAAATAATCTTACTACAAACCCAGGATATCAGAGAGTAGAGAGCCTCTTTCCTTACAAAACCCCCCACCAGGCTACAATTAATTTACCATTATAACCAGATCTCCTTTGAAACACaccaaagaaaaggaagagctACAGCCTGCAACATCTGTTCTCATAATTGCTAATTCAGAatgtaaataaaagaaaagaaaaatacagacagGAACACTTAAGGCAGGGCTTTGTCAAATTAGGTAAGGATCTGACCTATtagattttaaaagcaaactaGGTACATTTAAATTATTACTCATAATGCTTGAGTGTTTGATCGAAAAGATTACTGTTTATATTTCCCTACCATCAGCTGCCATGATCACAGAACAGTGATCAAGCAAATCAGCAATCTCTTCTTCAGACCAGCTATAAGGAGTTTCAGGATCTGGAAGAAAGAATATGGCTTTGGTGTTTATGATTAAATGTCTCAAATGACTGGAGAAAAGGAACTCCTTAGCTCCTGTGGGCAGCTGCTACTCCATAAACAGAGCACACCACTCAAGGGAAATCAAAACCTTCCCTGCTCATTTTCTCAAGTTCCCCCAGTCCTCTGCTTCCTCTGAGTTATGTCCAACCCTCCCAAGGCTGACTGGCAAGCAAAAGTTTTCTTTCACTTCAGAATTCACAGTCCTGTAGCAAGATCACAGCTTTAAATACATTAATGAAAGCACACCTTTAAACAAAACCCCAGATATACCCTTATATAAGTTTTGATTAATCTTCCTATTTTatcatgctttaaaaaaattattcttcattAAAAGAATCTTTACTTGAAAGTCTAATAAACTTAAAACCCTTTCAACTGGCAGTATCAAATATTGTCATTAATCAGAATTTTCTTTGAGGCCCAAGAGAGGCTTTTGAACATGCAACACCAAACACCAAGCCCAGTCTAAAAGGAGCCATTATAAGCACCTACCAGTGCAGAACTCATCTTTCAGCCAATCCAGTTCTTTCACTTTAATTTCTCCTCCTGGGGGTGAAGAAAGATCACATCAGTCACAAATGGCCTTTCACACAGCACCTGGGCTAAAGCAGAGAGTCAAAATCTGACCACACAGCACCTACCTCCTGGCTGCATCAAGTGCTTGTTTAATGCAACATTTTGCTCACACATGGCCAGGAGATCATCACCAACATCTGGAAAAGAAGTGATAATGATATTAAAAACAAGAATATTTTGTTGATATTAAAAACAACAATATTTTGTATGAGCCATGTATGCCTCTCAGATTAATACTCAAAGTTTCTCTCAAGCCCATGAGATTAAGAAAAATTCAGAGCAACTCTATCCACTGATAACTGCTCCCATAGTATCCTTCttccttttgtctttcagtTCTAAGCTCTGAGCAACCCTTGAAGAAAGAAGATAGACTCCTACACTACCTATTTTAATCTGGACACACTATCATTGCAACATATCTTGCTTTTAAACTCTTGAGCTTTCTCAGCCCCTTGAGAAAGTTCCTGttatttttcagtaaataaCACAAATTGATATGCACTAATAAAAATGATTAACTATAACTGAACAGATGAGTCTGAAAATACCAGGATGAAAGCACTGCTTTGGCAAGtctcatgaaaatatttaactgaAAAAACTGCCTTACCTGTGCAATAAACTCTCTTGGCAACTGTTGCCATGATAATGCTGGTAATtccagtgccacctcccagctccagcacagagcagcccctgaaGGTGTCCCTTTGAAAGAGAATGTGATCAGCCAGAAGGAAGGCAGCACGCCAGACCTGGGGACAAGGGAGGCACTTAAAACTGAACCAGCTCTGAAGCACATTCCATGAAAATCAAGACACTACAAGGCAGAACACGGACCTGTTTACCAACGTCTTCCAAGGGGGTTGCCATAGTGTGCTCtgtggaaaggagagagaacagaaaataattaccTCAAAATTGTTCAAATCAAGTTCCACAGTGGCAAGTTTGGAACTAAGGCTATGCTTCCCTTTTAAATATAGAACTAAACGCTCTTTATTCTATACAATAATGTTGGATAATGCCAAACACCCACTCTAAGGAGCACTGAGCTTCCTGTGGTATACAACTGCCCAAACCCTCTCCAGAGAAAAAAGGTAAATTTTTATTTGCAGTATAACAGTATTGTGGCAGTATCAAAATATTGTGatcaatattttctttcacttaACAAACTGCTGTTCCATCCCTAAAGAAAacccatttttcttttgttttactgAAATGTATCTGCCACATTTCTCCCTGACTGAAACCTTGTTAGTTACCTATTTTAACAACATCACTGCAAGTGCACTCCTGCTCTTCATCTTCAAAAGCATCTTCCTTCCCTTTCATCAGAATTACAGGGCACACTATATCCCTCAAAAGATCCTCTGCTTGCAAATCAGAGGCACCTCGAGGCCTTCTGACCACTTCCAAGTCTCCATCATCATCCAGCAGAGCTTCCACTCCTTCACGATTtaattctcctttttctttcacgTTACTCCTGTCCTTGTCACACAGCTCATCTCCACTTCTGCTCTGCTGTTCTCTTCCTGTGGTAATTTCTCTCACGTGTTTCCCAGATGCCAAATCTTCTGTGCTCCAAAGGAGTTTGAAATATGACAGGAACACTGTAAGAACACAGTGTGGG is a window of Melospiza georgiana isolate bMelGeo1 chromosome 16, bMelGeo1.pri, whole genome shotgun sequence DNA encoding:
- the METTL22 gene encoding methyltransferase-like protein 22: MADLAEEEMDNPTFRSDTVLSDVHLHCPSKRHLMVRLNAVGQPVFLSYFKLLWSTEDLASGKHVREITTGREQQSRSGDELCDKDRSNVKEKGELNREGVEALLDDDGDLEVVRRPRGASDLQAEDLLRDIVCPVILMKGKEDAFEDEEQECTCSDVVKIEHTMATPLEDVGKQVWRAAFLLADHILFQRDTFRGCSVLELGGGTGITSIIMATVAKRVYCTDVGDDLLAMCEQNVALNKHLMQPGGGEIKVKELDWLKDEFCTDPETPYSWSEEEIADLLDHCSVIMAADVFYDDDLTDALFRTLYRITHNLRNSCTVYLALEKRLNFTLRHMDITCEAYSHFRNTLNDLENLQDGKMKYTVEHIKPDFCQFLVYERIEQLELWKIMAEHLT